TGATTCTTTCCAATATATTGTTCGACCTGTTTGATAGCTTTGACGACCTAATGAGGCTCCCATGGAATTGCGTCACTTGCGGTACTTCATCGCCGTCGCCGAAGAACTGCATTTCGGCCGGGCCGCGCAGGTGCTGGGCATCTCGCAACCGCCGCTCAGCCAACAGATCCAGGCGCTGGAACAGGAGGTGGGGGCGCGGTTGTTTGAGCGTACCAATCGTCGGGTCGAACTGAGCGAGGCGGGGCGGTTGTTCCTGCACGAGGCGCGATTGGTGCTGGCACAGGTCGACAAGGCGGCGGACGTAGCGCGCCGGGCGCAGTTGGGTGAACTGGGTGAATTGAAGATTGGCTTCACCTCGTCGGCGCCGTTCAACTCCAGCATCCCCCAGGCGATCTTTGCGTTTCGCCAGGCGTTCGCGGCGGTGCATCTGAACCTGCAGGAGATGAGCAGCACCGAAGTGGCCGAGTCGCTGGTGGATGAGTCGATTCAGGTAGGGCTGATGCGGCCGCTGCCGTTGCCGGATTCGCTGAGTGTGGTCGAGTTGATGCGTGAGCCGCTGGTGGCCGTGTTGAACGCCGGTCATCCTTTGGTGGAGGGCAGTGAACGGGGCTTGCACCTGGCGCAACTGGCGCAGGAACCGTTTGTATTTTTCCCACGCACCTACGGCAGTGGTCTCTATGCCCAGTTGCTCAGCCTGGCGCGTGACGCCGGCTTCAGCCCGCACTTTGCCCAGGAGGCCGGGGAGGCGATGACCATCATCGGCCTGGTGGCGGCGGGGTTGGGCGTGTCGGTGCTGCCGGCGTCATACCAGCGCATCCGCATTGATGGCGTGGTCTATCGCACGTTGCTGGATGAGGACGCGGTGACGGCAGTATGGCTGGTGCAGCGCAAGGGCGCGCAGACGCCGATGGCAGAGGCGTTTGTGGAGTTGCTGGTGGCGAGGGAGCTTGCTCCCGCTGGGCTGCGTAGCAGCCCTAAAACCTGACACCGCGATCTGCCGGAACAGTCGCGGTGATCTTACTGGGGCTGCTGCGCAGCCCAGCGGGAGCAAGCTCCCTCGCCACAGGGGGCGGTCCCGGTTTACTTGGTGGTGCCGGTTTGTTCAAACAACTGCGCCGCCGACCCCGCCTCATTCACGCCATTGCTGCGCAACCCCGCCATGATGTCGCTATCCAGGTTGTTCACCCAGCGGTTGTAGTTGCGATGGATCTTGCCGTCCTTGTAGCCCAAGTCGCGGCTGTCGCGGTAGGTGATGGCGTAGCTGTTGCGGGTGTAGCGGATGTCGATGGCTGCGTAGTATTGGTTACGCACGTTGATTTCGGCTTGCACCAGTTGCGGGCTCAGGCGTTGTACCGTCCACTCGCGCTTTTGCAGGGCGTTGACGATCACCGTTTTCATTTTTTCTTCGCTGACCTGGGCGTCGGCCGGCAGGTCGTGCTGGGTGTTGAGGATCGGCTTGTTGGTGCAACCGGCGGTGACCAACAGGGCCAGGGTGATCAAGGTGACGCGCAGCAAGGAAGACATTCCGTATTCTCCAATCGATTTAAAAGTCAGGACCAGCGGCGGAAGATCAGCGAGGTGTTGACGCCGCCAAAGGCAAAGTTGTTGTTCATCACGTAGTCGTGGTGCATCTCGCGGAACTCACCTTGCAGGTAATCCAGCTCGCCGCACTGCGGGTCGACCGAATCCAGGTTGAAGGTGTGCACGTATTGGTCGCGGTTCATCATCTCGATGCTGAACCACGACTCCAGCGCGCCGCACGCGCCCAAGGTGTGACCGAGGAAACTCTTCTGCGAACTGATGGGCATGCGGCTGCCGAACAGGCTGCTGGTCGCCAGCGTCTCGGCGATATCGCCCTGGTCGGTGGCGGTGCCGTGCCCGTTCACGTAGCCGATTGCGGATGGCTCCAGCCCGGCATCTTCCAGGGCCAGTTCCATCGCGCGGCGCATGGTTTTCTGTTCCGGGCGGGTGGTGTGCTGGCCGTCGGCGTTGCTGCCGAAACCGACCAGCTCGGCGTGGATATGCGCACCGCGCGCCAGGGCGTGTTCCAGTTCTTCAAGCACCAGCATGCCGCCGCCTTCGCCGATCACCAGGCCGTCGCGGCCGCTGTCGTAGGGGCGTGGGCTGGTCTGCGGCGCGTCGTTTTTCAGGCTGGTGGCGTAGAGCGCGTCAAACACCATGGCTTCGGTGGGGCACAACTCCTCGGCGCCACCGGCGAGCATCAGCGGCAGACGGCCGAACTTGATCGCCTCATAGGCATAACCAATGCCCTGGCTGCCGCTGGTGCAGGCGCTTGATGTAGGGATCAGCCGCCCGGTCAGGCCAAAGAAGATGCTGATATTCGCCGCCGTAGTGTGCGGCATCATGCGTACATAGGAGTTGGCATTCAGCCCCTCGGCCACCGAATTCAGCAGCATGTTGCCGAACGCCTTGATCTCGTCGGTGCTGCCGGTGGACGAGCCACAGGCCACGCCCATGCGCCCGTCCTTGATCGACTCGTCGCCCAGCAAACCCGCGTCCTGCAACGCCTGTTCCGCTGCCCACACCGCCAGGCGCGAGACCCGACCCATGCTGCGCAGTTGCTTGCGCGTCCAGTGCGCGGGTACGACAAAGTCGTCGATCGGCCCGGCCAGGCGTGTGTTCAATTCAGTAAAACGGTCCCACTCGTCCATGCGCCGAATGCCGCTGCGATTGGCGCGGAAGTTGGCGGATATGGTCGCCCAATCGCCGCCCAGGGAAGTCATGCCGGCCATGCCGGTCACTACGACGCGTTTCATCAGCACAGGCCTCCATTCACGGCCAAGACCTGGCGCGTGATGTAACCGGCTTCGGCCGACATCAGGAAGTTCACTGCACCGGCCACCTCTTCCGGCGTGCCCATGCGTTGCGCCGGGATCATCTTCATCAGTTCTTCCACCGGCACGTTTTCATCCAGCATGGCGGTGTCGATCAAGCCGGGGGCGACGCAGTTGACGGTGATCTTGCGCTTGCCCAGCTCGATGGCCAGGGCCTTGGCGGCGCCGATCAACCCGGCTTTAGAGGCGCTGTAATTGACCTGGCCGCGATTGCCGATCAGCCCGGAAACCGAGGTGATACACACGATGCGCCCGGCGGCGCGACGACGAATCATCGGCATCATCACCGGGTGCAGCACGTTGTAGAAACCGTCGAGATTGGTGCGCATCACCACGTCCCAATCGTCTTCCGACAAGGCCGGGAAGGCGCCGTCACGGGTCAGGCCGGCATTGAGCACCACGCCGTAATAAGCGCCGTGTTGCTCGACGTCAGCGTCGAGGATTTCCTTGCACGCAGCCCGATCCGCGACATCGAATTGCAGCACCCGCGCCTTGCGGCCCAGGGCTTCAACCTCGGCCTGCACTGCATCGGCGTCACTACGACCGCTGCGGCAATGCAGCACGATGTCATGCCCGGCCTGGGCCAGGCGCAGGGCGATGGCGCGGCCGATGCCACGGCTGGAGCCGGTGACCAGTACGGATTCAGTCATGGCGTTACGTCCTTCGATTCATCTAAATAGGTGGCCGCCTGGGGCGGTCGAAATACATTCAAGCGGGCGCTGGCCTGGATCCCATCACCGGTCAGGTGGCATTCGAACACACCCATGCCGTTGTCGTCTTCCAGGGAACGCAGGCCGTGGATCTTCAGCTCGGCGCCCGCCGGGAAGTGCTCCACGTTGCATTCGAACTTACGTGTGCCGAGCAGGAAGCCCAGTTCCACCGCTTCACCTTTCTGGCGCGCGCGGCAACCGGCGTAGGCGGCGACGCTTTGCGCCATCAACTCGATGCCGACCCAGGCCGGCAGGCTGCCGTCCGGGCGGTTGAACAGGCCGCCGGGTTTGACGCTGACGCGGGTGTGGATCTGCTCTTCATCGAACGACAGCACCTGGTCGATCAGGATCATGTCGCCCGCATGGGGCAGCAGTTCAGCGAGTGGCCAATCGATCATGGGGCCTCTCCGATAATCAGGCTGACGTTATTGCCGCCGAAGGCAAATGAATTGCTCATCAGGCAGCGCTTTCCCAGGGTTTCCGAGGCCTGCGCCCACTGCAAGGCGGGCAGGGCCGGGTCGGCCTGGCCGTCCCACACGTGGGGTGGGACACGGTTGTGAGCCAGGCTCAACCAACAGAACGCCGCTTCCAGCGCCCCGGCTGCGCCCAGGGTGTGGCCGCTCATGGGTTTGGTCGATGAGCAGGCCACGCCGTGCGGGAACAGGCTGGCGACGGCCAGGCTTTCCATGGCGTCGTTATGTTGGGTGGCGGTGCCGTGCAGGTTCAGGTAGCCGATCTGCTCAGGCTGCAATCGGGCGCTGGCCAAGGCCTTGCGCATCGACTGCAACGCGCCTTTGCCGGTGGGCTCGGGCGCGGAGATATGGTGAGCGTCGCAACTGGCGCCGCTGCCCAACAGGGCGATGGGCGCGGCTTGCTTGCTCATCAGGAACAGTACGGCCGCTTCGCCGATGTTGATGCCGTTGCGGTTCACCGAGAACGGATTGCAGCGCTCGTTCGACACCGCTTCCAATGAGCTGAAACCGTTGAGGGTCAGCTTGCACAGGCTGTCGACGCCGCCGCAGATCATCGCATCGCACACACCCAGGTCCAGCAGGCGCTGGGCACTCATCAAGGCGCGGGCGCTGGAGGTGCAGGCGGTAGAGATCACATAGGCCGGGCCGCTCAGTTGCAGCCAGTCGGCGAGGAAATTCGCCGGAGCGCTGAGTTCCTGCTGCTGGTAGTCGTAGTCACCGGGGAACTGGTGTTCCCGCAGAAAATGCGCGATGCCCCGACTGGCTTCGTCGATGCCCGAGGTGCTGGTACCGAGTACAACGCCGACGCGCGATGCGCCGTAGGTGTGGATCGCCTGGCGGATATCGCCCTCAATCTGCAACGCCGCTTCCAGCAGCAACTGGTTATTGCGGCTGCTTTGCTGGCCCAGTTCGGCGGGGATGGTCGCCAACTCGCCGTGCACACCGGCCACTGGCAACACGCGTTCCGGCACCCAGCCGCTTTCGGCGCGCATACCGGAGCAGTCGCCGGCAAACAGGCTGCGGCTGACTTCATCCTGGCCTCGGCCTAGGGCGCAGATCACGCCCAGGGCGTTGAGGTAGGCGCTCATCGGGCGGCCCCGAGCGGCGTGATGCGGTAGCTCAACGGCTGGCCGGTCATGTTCACGCTGAAGACCTCGGACGATTGATACACGATCTGCCAATGCCCCGGCAGGGTGCGCGTCAGGTCCATGGCCTGGGCGCTGGGGTAGAGCGCACGTACGTCATCGGCCGACGTCAGGGCAAACAGCAGTGCGGCGAACAGCTCGCGCGCCTGGGGATTGGGTGGCAGCAAGCCGTCAGCCTGCCATTCACCCTTGATCAGTTTTTGTCGGGCCTGTGGGATGCCCAACGGGTCCATCATCGACCAGCGAATGCCGCCGTTTTCGCGCTGGATCACCAACAGCCAGTCCTGGCTCTGGCCGTCGGCCAGGCGCTGCACATGCAGTTGCAGCGGCAAGGCCAGGGCAGGGGTTTTCTCCGGCAGCGGCGGCTGGCTGGCGCAGGCGCTCAGCAGCAACAGGCAGCCGATCAACAGCATGCGCATCATGGGGCAGCGCTCGTCAGAGGTTTGCGTGCCACGCAGTTGACCAATGTTTCCTCGCGCTGGCCCACCGGCGGCGCCTTGCGCAGGCCCCAGCGTTCCAGCAGGCCGAAGTCGCTGGAGCGGCTCCACCACAAGTACGGGTACGAGACGTTCTGCGGGCCAAATTCAAAGCCCTGCTCGCGGAGCATCTCCAGGTACTCCTCGGCGCTTTTCTGCACATGCATCGGGTGGCGGAATAGCCAGCGAATCACCCAGGTGTCGATATAGGCTTCGGTGGATTCGGCAAACAGCAGATAACCGCCCGGCTTGAGCACACGGTAGAACTCCTTGAGCGCGCGGTGTTGCTCGACCAGATGGTGGAAGGTCTGGTGGCAGAACAGGATATCGACGCTGGCGTCCGGCACTTGCAAGGTCGCGCAGTCGCTGCCGATCAGCTCGATGGCCAAGCCTTGGCGCTGGGCTTCTTCACGGCTCAGCTCCAGGCTGTGCGGGTCGGCGTCCAGGCCGATCAGGCGCTCGGGGGCGAACACCTGCTGCAAGTACTGGAACGACTTGCCCTGGCCACAACCGGCGTCGAGCAATACCGGCGCCTCTGGCAAGGGGTCGGTAAACAGGCTGCGCAGGTCGTTGATCGCCACGCGCAGCACATGGTGCTGCCAGGTGTGGCTGCGCAGGAACCAGAAGCCGAACTTGGTTTCCTCGACGTAGTTTTTACTCAGGTACTGGCTAGTCATACCGGCTCACTCGCACAAATCTCCGACAACATCCGCAACCGCCGCTTGGGCTCGCTGACAAACGGGTTGCGCTCATCCCACGCGTAGCCGGCGAGGATCGAGCAGATCATCCGGCGAATCTCCGGCGAGCTGTCCGGGTGATAGATCACATCCTGGAACGTCCCGGCATACCAGCCCTCGACGTAACAGCGGAAGGTGTCCACGCCGCGTTTCAAGGGCACGGCGAACTCGCTTTCCCAGTCGACGGTTTCGCCCTTGAGCTGACGGTGCAACACAGCGGCTGCCATGCTCGCCGAACGCATGGCGATGGTCACCCCGGAAGAAAACACCGGGTCGAGAAATTCCGCCGCATTGCCCAGCAAGGCAAAACCCGGCCCGTGCAGGGTTTTGACGTTGGCTGCGTAGCCGCCGAGGGTGCGCGCCGGGGTATCCCACACGGCGTTTTGCAGCACGCCGGCAAGGCTTGGGGTTTCATTGATAAAGCCGCGCAGGCAGGCGTCGAGGTCGCCATCACGGCCGTCGAAATGCTCCTTGGCCGCGACCACGCCCACCGAGCAACGCCCGTTACTGAACGGAATGGTCCAGAACCAGATATCACGCTGGGTGGGATGGGTGGTCACCAGAATCTTGCTGCGATCAAAACCTTGATGTTCGATGCGGTCTTCGACGTGGGTGAACACCGCCTGGCGTACGGGGAAGTCGGACGGCAGATCCAGGTCCAGCAGGCGCGGCAGCACGCGGCCATAGCCGCTGGCGTCGAGCACAAACTTGGCCTTGAGGTGGTACTCGGTGCCGTTCTCGCGGCGTACGTGCAGGTAACGGGATTCGCCCTGGAAGTCCACGCCGACGATGGTTTCGCCGTAGCGGATCTCCACGCCTTGCAGCGCGGCTTGATCGGCCAGCAACTTGTCGAACTCGCCGCGCTGCACCTGGAAGGTGGTCGGCTTGCCATTGCTGAAAGTGTCACTGAAATCAAATGCGCTGTAGCGCTCGCCCCAGGCGAACGCGGCGCCGGTTTTCAGCTGGAACCCCGCGGCCTGCACGGCGTCGAGCATGCCGGCTTCTTCGATGAAGTCGATGCAGTGGGACAGCAGGCTTTCGCCAATCGAGAAGCGCGGGAAATGCTGGCGCTCGATGATCAATACATCATGCCCTTTGCGCTTTAACAGCGCGGCGGCGATGGCCCCGGACGGACCGGCACCGATCACCACCACCTGGCGACGTTCCATTTCAACTGTGGGCACGAGGGCTCCTTGCCACATTGGCGATAATCACATTCATAAGGCGTGTTTCTGTTGCCCGGCCCAGGGTGCCAGCATAAAGCTGAATGCCAGGCCCAGGCTGACCGATAAGCCGAAATTGCTCACCGCCGGTGTACTGGACACCGCCAGCAGCCCAAACGACAACCAGGTCGTCACCGCTGCCAACAAGGTCCCCAAGAGACTGACCGCAGGGCCGCCGATTTGCTCGCGCATCAGGATCGCGTAATCGACGCTGATGGCCGTGACCAACAGCAGGCCGAACAGGCTGAATAGCGTCAGCGGTTGGCCGAGCCAACCGAGGCTGGCCAGGCTGCACAGGGCTGCCAGCAGCGGCAAGGCGACGATGCGCAAGGCCCCGCCGAAACCGAACGGCAGGATCAGCAGCAACACGATCAGCACGCAAGACATCAACTTCAATTCAGCGGCGCTGATCTGCG
The genomic region above belongs to Pseudomonas azotoformans and contains:
- a CDS encoding beta-ketoacyl-[acyl-carrier-protein] synthase family protein; protein product: MSAYLNALGVICALGRGQDEVSRSLFAGDCSGMRAESGWVPERVLPVAGVHGELATIPAELGQQSSRNNQLLLEAALQIEGDIRQAIHTYGASRVGVVLGTSTSGIDEASRGIAHFLREHQFPGDYDYQQQELSAPANFLADWLQLSGPAYVISTACTSSARALMSAQRLLDLGVCDAMICGGVDSLCKLTLNGFSSLEAVSNERCNPFSVNRNGINIGEAAVLFLMSKQAAPIALLGSGASCDAHHISAPEPTGKGALQSMRKALASARLQPEQIGYLNLHGTATQHNDAMESLAVASLFPHGVACSSTKPMSGHTLGAAGALEAAFCWLSLAHNRVPPHVWDGQADPALPALQWAQASETLGKRCLMSNSFAFGGNNVSLIIGEAP
- a CDS encoding class I SAM-dependent methyltransferase; translation: MTSQYLSKNYVEETKFGFWFLRSHTWQHHVLRVAINDLRSLFTDPLPEAPVLLDAGCGQGKSFQYLQQVFAPERLIGLDADPHSLELSREEAQRQGLAIELIGSDCATLQVPDASVDILFCHQTFHHLVEQHRALKEFYRVLKPGGYLLFAESTEAYIDTWVIRWLFRHPMHVQKSAEEYLEMLREQGFEFGPQNVSYPYLWWSRSSDFGLLERWGLRKAPPVGQREETLVNCVARKPLTSAAP
- a CDS encoding LysR family transcriptional regulator; this translates as MELRHLRYFIAVAEELHFGRAAQVLGISQPPLSQQIQALEQEVGARLFERTNRRVELSEAGRLFLHEARLVLAQVDKAADVARRAQLGELGELKIGFTSSAPFNSSIPQAIFAFRQAFAAVHLNLQEMSSTEVAESLVDESIQVGLMRPLPLPDSLSVVELMREPLVAVLNAGHPLVEGSERGLHLAQLAQEPFVFFPRTYGSGLYAQLLSLARDAGFSPHFAQEAGEAMTIIGLVAAGLGVSVLPASYQRIRIDGVVYRTLLDEDAVTAVWLVQRKGAQTPMAEAFVELLVARELAPAGLRSSPKT
- a CDS encoding ApeP family dehydratase produces the protein MIDWPLAELLPHAGDMILIDQVLSFDEEQIHTRVSVKPGGLFNRPDGSLPAWVGIELMAQSVAAYAGCRARQKGEAVELGFLLGTRKFECNVEHFPAGAELKIHGLRSLEDDNGMGVFECHLTGDGIQASARLNVFRPPQAATYLDESKDVTP
- the fabG gene encoding 3-oxoacyl-ACP reductase FabG, producing MTESVLVTGSSRGIGRAIALRLAQAGHDIVLHCRSGRSDADAVQAEVEALGRKARVLQFDVADRAACKEILDADVEQHGAYYGVVLNAGLTRDGAFPALSEDDWDVVMRTNLDGFYNVLHPVMMPMIRRRAAGRIVCITSVSGLIGNRGQVNYSASKAGLIGAAKALAIELGKRKITVNCVAPGLIDTAMLDENVPVEELMKMIPAQRMGTPEEVAGAVNFLMSAEAGYITRQVLAVNGGLC
- a CDS encoding beta-ketoacyl-ACP synthase; translation: MKRVVVTGMAGMTSLGGDWATISANFRANRSGIRRMDEWDRFTELNTRLAGPIDDFVVPAHWTRKQLRSMGRVSRLAVWAAEQALQDAGLLGDESIKDGRMGVACGSSTGSTDEIKAFGNMLLNSVAEGLNANSYVRMMPHTTAANISIFFGLTGRLIPTSSACTSGSQGIGYAYEAIKFGRLPLMLAGGAEELCPTEAMVFDALYATSLKNDAPQTSPRPYDSGRDGLVIGEGGGMLVLEELEHALARGAHIHAELVGFGSNADGQHTTRPEQKTMRRAMELALEDAGLEPSAIGYVNGHGTATDQGDIAETLATSSLFGSRMPISSQKSFLGHTLGACGALESWFSIEMMNRDQYVHTFNLDSVDPQCGELDYLQGEFREMHHDYVMNNNFAFGGVNTSLIFRRWS
- a CDS encoding NAD(P)/FAD-dependent oxidoreductase, with translation MPTVEMERRQVVVIGAGPSGAIAAALLKRKGHDVLIIERQHFPRFSIGESLLSHCIDFIEEAGMLDAVQAAGFQLKTGAAFAWGERYSAFDFSDTFSNGKPTTFQVQRGEFDKLLADQAALQGVEIRYGETIVGVDFQGESRYLHVRRENGTEYHLKAKFVLDASGYGRVLPRLLDLDLPSDFPVRQAVFTHVEDRIEHQGFDRSKILVTTHPTQRDIWFWTIPFSNGRCSVGVVAAKEHFDGRDGDLDACLRGFINETPSLAGVLQNAVWDTPARTLGGYAANVKTLHGPGFALLGNAAEFLDPVFSSGVTIAMRSASMAAAVLHRQLKGETVDWESEFAVPLKRGVDTFRCYVEGWYAGTFQDVIYHPDSSPEIRRMICSILAGYAWDERNPFVSEPKRRLRMLSEICASEPV